CTCTTGTTTGAAGAGCCATTCTCAAAGCTCTATTCCCTTCAGCATCTATTGTTACTCCAATAATTCTTCCAGGAATATTTCTTTTATATTTTTCTTTTGTGGCGAAGTATGCCGCGTGAGGACCTCCATAGCCCATTGGTATTCCAAAACGTTGTGTAGTCCCAACCACGACGTCAGCATCCCATTCTCCCGGAGGGGTTAGAAGGGTCAGACTCAATAAGTCAGCTGCAACTGCTACACCCACCTCATTGTTTTTCGCATCTTTTGCTAGAACTTTATAATTTTCAATATTTCCATGCTTACAAGGGTATTGAACAAGCATACCAAATACATCTTCTCTTGAAAAATCAAATTCACTGTGATCAGCAATAATAAGCTCAATACCTATTGGATTAGAACGTGTCTTGAGAACGTCAATCGTTTGAGGCAAACAATCTTTTGAAACTAAGAACACATTTGCGTTGGACTTTTTCTTGTCTCTTGGTCGTGCATTAAAGAGCATTAGCATAGCTTCGGCAGCAGCAGTGCCTTCATCTAGAAGTGAAGCGTTAGCAATTTCCATTGCTGTTATGTCAGTGACCATAGTTTGATAATTCAATAAGGCTTCTAGTCTGCCTTGAGCAATTTCTGCTTGATAAGGCGTATAGGCAGTGTACCAACCTGGATTTTCTAGAATATTTCTTTGTATTACTCCAGGCAAAATAGTGTTGTAATAGCCTAAGCCGATATACGAACGGTAGTTTTTATTTTTTCGGCCCAAAGACTTCATATGGTCTAAAAGCTCAGATTCACTCATAGCGTCTGGTAAATCCATCTTTTCGTTTAGACGAATTGAGTTCGGAATAGTTTGTTCAATAAGTTCTTCAATAGTAGAAACTCCTATCGAGTTTAACATTGATTCTTGGTCGCTTGAGTTAGGACCTATGTGTCGTTCAGAAAATTGATTCATCGAAAAAATATTTGCTGGTACAAAAATATAAAATGACACTGTAAACTAAGCTACTATTTTATATTTTTGATAAATGTCTTGGCTAATAAAATTGAATAACTTTTTTCTCATCAGTAATCTATTCATTTCAGCCTGTGTAGTCGCCCTTTGTCAAAGCTCAGCAATACTTCTAAATGTTGATGTAAGTCACATATTACCATTTGTATTTTTTTCTACCTTATTTAGCTATAATTTTCAGCGATATGTGAGGTTCAAATCTTCCGACAATAAATTTAGTCAATTGGCATGGCTAAAAAATCAAGAAGGCTCACTTCAAATCATTACAGTTCTTTCATTTGTACTTACTATTTATTTTTCGTTTTCGCTTTCTCTTCATTCCCTCTATGTTTTAGTGCCAGCTGTATTTGTAACACTATTGTATCCATTTACCTTTAGTTTTTTTGGACGTAGTATTGTATTAAGAGAAATGCCTGGGCTTAAAATCTTTTTGATTGTCATTGTCTGGACAATTGTCAGTGTCGGCTTGATAATTACTGAAAGTGATATTCCTTTCTCTATTGAAGTTTGCGTATTAATTGCAAGCAGATTCTTTTTTGTGTTATCAATTACAATACCTTTTGATATTCGCGACTTGAAGTATGATAAGAATTCTATGAAAACAATTCCTCAGTTATTTGGAGTTGAAAAATCAAAGCAATTAGCATTTTGGTCATTGGCTTTATATGAGTTAGCATCCATAATACATTTTATACTTGCAGATTTTTCACTCCTATTTTTAATTGCTTTACTCTTAACATCCCTTTATGTAGGACTGTTGATTTATAAAACAAATGAAGAAAACAACGGAAGTTTCTTTACTTTTTGGATGGAAGGAAGTAGTTTATTAATGTATTTACTTCTTTTTATTATCCCAATGGCTTTTGGTATCTTCGCACCATAATTTTACGCTATGCAAAACTCGATAGAATTTGCTTTACAATCTGATAAAACAGATGAATTGTCTGCTTACAGAGATAAGTTTCATATCCCTGCTGTTAATGGTCAATACGCACTTTATTTTACTGGAAACTCATTGGGTTTGCAACCCAAAAGTGTCAAAACTCATTTGATGCAAGAACTGGATGATTGGGCTGAATTTGGTGTTGAAGGTCATTTTGAAGCTAAAAACCCTTGGGTTTCTTACCATAAAATATTGAGTGAGCCTTTTGCTAAACTTGTTGGCGCTCAGCCTAAGGAAGTAGTTGCTATGAATGGCTTGAGTGTAAACCTACATTTAATGATGGTGTCCTTTTACCAACCACAAGGGAAGCGTACCAAAATTATTTGTGAGGCGAAGGCCTTTCCATCTGACCAATATGTGCTTGAAAGTCAAGTTAAATTTCATGGTTTAAAGCCAGAAGATGTAATCGTAGAAGTCAGCCCTCGAGAAGGCGAACATTGTATAAGAGAAGAAGATATTCTTTCGTGTATTGAAGAAGTTGGTGACGAATTGGCTTTGGTATTTTGGGGCGGTGTTAATTACTATACTGGACAAGTTTTTGATATGCCAAAAATTACAAAAGTAGCTAAAGGTGTCGGTGCCTATGTTGGTTTTGATTTAGCACATGGTGTTGGAAATGTTTCTCTTGACCTTCACGATTGGGGTGTTGATTTTGCGTGTTGGTGTTCTTATAAATATTTGAACTCAGGTCCTGGCAGTGTTTCTGGCGTGTTTGTACATAGCAAACATGAAAATAATACTGATTTACCGCGCTTCGCCGGCTGGTGGGGGCATGATGAAGAGCGTCGCTTTTTGATGGAAAAAGGATTTGTTCCCATGCAAGGAGCACAAGGTTGGCAATTGTCTAATGCGGCTGTTTTTTCTATGGCACCTTGCAAAGCGAGTATGGATATTTTTGATGAGGTAGGTATGCCTAAGCTCATTGAAAAAAGCAGAAAGCTGACTAATTTCATGGAATTTATTTTCAATGATATTTCCTCACGCTATGATAACTGTAATTTTGAAATCATTACTCCTAAAGAGGAAAAGTACAGGGGCTGTCAGTTATCGATTTTAATGCATGGGCAAGGCAAAGAAATGTTTGATTACATCACAAATGAAGGAGTGATAGCCGATTGGCGAGAACCTAATGTAATACGTTTAGCTCCCGTTCCATTATACAATAGTTTTGAGGATATTTTCAAATTAGGACAAATCATAGAAAACGCAATATCATGAGAAAAAAAGTAACAATTGCAGGTGCTGGTCTAGTAGGCTCCTTAGAGGCTATTTACCTCTCTAAAAAAGGCTTTGATGTAGAGGTCTTTGAGCGTAGACCAGATATGAGAAAAGTACAATTGGCAGCAGGTCGTTCAATTAATTTAGCCTTATCAACTCGTGGGTGGAATGCACTCAAAAAAGTTGGTGTAAATACTGAGGTTGAGAAAATGGCTATACCCATGTATAAAAGGGTTATGCATGCCGTTGATGGCACTCTTACAGACCAGCAATATGGGCAAGATGGCGAAGCTATTTTTTCCGTTTCTCGTGGTGGGCTTAATCAATTGCTAATGAATTTAGCAGGTGAACAAGACAATGTAAATATGCATTTTAATTACAGATGTAAAGATGTGGATTTACAAACAGCATCTGCCACTTTTGAGCATAAAGATGGGACAGAAAAAGTAGTGGATGCTGATATGATTATTGGTGCCGATGGCGCTTACTCTGTCATTCGTTCCAAAATGATGAAGCAAGATAGGTTTCAGTATTCACAACATTATATTGAACATGGTTACAAAGAGTTAACCATTCCAGCTAATTCGGATGGTTCTCATAAACTTGAGGTAAATGCCTTGCATATATGGCCAAGAGGAAATTATATGCTTATAGCCCTTCCCAACATGGACGGTAGCTTTACCTGTACATTATTCTTTCCTTTCGAAGGGGAACATTCTTTTAATAATTTAAAAACCGAAGATCAAGTTTATAATTTCTTTAAAGAAGTTTTTCCAGACACCTTAGATTTAATACCTAATCTGGTTGAAGAGTATTTCAATAATCCGACTTCTTCTTTAGCTATTATGCGTTGTGACCCATGGGTCGTTGACGATAAAGTATTATTGATTGGTGATGCTGCACATGCTACTGTTCCATTTTATGGACAAGGTATGAACGCTGGTTTTGAAGGCTGTTTCGTCTTGGATGAATTAATGGATAAACATGGTGATGACTTTATGAGTTGTTTCAAGGAATATTCAGAAATTAGAAAACCTGATGGGGATGGCGTACAAGATTTATCATTACATAATTTTATTGTTATGCGTGATAAGACCGCCGACCCTCAATTTTTATTACAGAAAAAAATAGAACTTCAGTTTTCTAAAAAACACCCTAAAAAATGGTTGCCTCTTTATTCGATGGTGTCGTTTAGTAATATTAGATATTCAGATGCTTGGAAAATTGGACAACATCAAGAAGAATTGATGAAAGAAATCATGAGTATTCCTAACATTGAGAACATTTGGGACAGCGAGGTAGTAGAAGAGAAGATGTTAAGCTTACTTGATTGAGAAAAGTTCTAAAAGCATATGCCGACTTAGAAGAGCACGTATTGTTCATGATAAAAGCTGAATTTTTTATTCAGCTTATCGGTGCGGCATTTTTTCTCATACTCAACATTTACCTTGCAAAATCGGGCTTCACTGACCCTGAAATTGCTAATTTTATTTCTTATAGATTTTTAGCGGTTATGGTTTTGGCATTTCCTCTTGGCTTTTACATTAAAGGAAAACGACTAAAGCCTTTTTTTCTAGTTGGTAGTTTTGGTGTACCCTTCGTAGCTATAGCTATGGTGTTAGCTATTTCAAAAGGATTTTATTCGATTTTACCCGCCTTATTTATTTTATGGGGAGTAGTGTTTACCTGCTTTCAAGTAAGTAGTTTGCCTTTTATAATGAGAACTACCAAAAAAGAAAATCAATCTCACGCTATTTCTTTAAATTATGCTACCCATAGCTTTGGTACCATAGCCAGTAGTATCATCATATTTCTTTTGGGAGGCATCTTTAGTAGTTTTGATGAGGGAATGATTTTAATAGTTATTTCTATTATTGGATTAGCAGGGATTTATTTTTTATTACAACTCAAAGAAGACGATGTTGTATCCGATAAAAAAGGTATTCAATGGGCGTCTTATGATTGGTGGTTAGTGACCAAAGCTATTGTTCCAACCATAATTATTTCGGTTGGAGCTGGTCTAACCATACCCTTTATAAATCTCTTTTTCTATCATATTTTTGATGTGGACTCTTCTGATTTTGCTTTGATTGGAGGAGGAGCTAGTTTGTTAGTCGCTACGATGGCTCTTCTAGTTCCTAAGGTAAAAGATATGCTTGGTTTTAAGTTGGGTATTACCTTAACGCAATCCATTGCTGTAATTGCTTTGGTTGCTTTGGCTACAACTGAGTTTTTTGTGGAATATTGGTTGGCATTACCATTAGCCATTCTGTGTTTTTGGATACGAACTCCATTAATGAATATGGCAGCACCAATGACTTCCGAATTAACAATGAATTATGTTGGAAAAAATAACCAAGAAATATTAAGTGCTATCACCGCTGCTATTTGGAGTGGTAGCTGGTATTTTAGTTCTCAGATTTTTCGGTTTTTGAAGGGAATGGACTTGCCGTATGCCTACATATTTTATATCACTGCTGGTCTTTATGCATTTGGTGTATTTACCTATTACCTTTTGATTTTGGACTACGAGAAGAAAAATTCTTTAGAAAGTTAAATATCATTTTCTTCTGACGTTTTGATAGATTGGTTGTTAGTATCTGGTGTCGTATGCCATTGTTTTCGAAATGTATGGATTTCCAATCTTCTTTGATTTCAGAAATAAACTCGATGCTTGCCTCTTGCACTTCTTTTTCGACATCTAATTTCCATTTGATCTTTTGATCATCGTATTTGAAATAGAGTTTATTAATATTAAATACGCCTCCTAAAATACCTGCTGTTAATCCACAAGTAATGCCAACTAAATATGGAATTGCAGAATCATCACAGCTAGAAAAAATGTGTAGAAAGGAAACATCTATAATTATGTATGAGCTAATTAAAACGAATAAAGTTAAACGGATTTTTTGACTTTTAAAAATAGGTAATGTTTTCATGATGCTTTAAGATTGCGTTAATCTCAAATGTAAAAAAAATTACTTCAGAAAAGAATTGTTCATTTTTTCGAACCCTATACTTGTACTTGGACCATGACCGCAGTACACTTTTGTTTGTTCGTCCAGAGGTAATAATTTATCTTTTATGCTATTTATTAGTGTGTCGTAGTCGCCACCTGGCAAGTCAGTTCGTCCAATACTCATCTGAAAGAGAACATCGCCACCAATTACAAAATGCTGTTCTTTGGAATGTAGAACAATGTGTCCAGGAGCATGTCCAGGAGTGAATAATATATCAAGGCTACTATTTCCAAAATGTATTTTATCACCTTCTTTCAAAAATATTGATGGCTCTGGACTTTGTTCATAATTATGAAATCCGTACAGTTGACAATAATCCTTTACAGAATGTAATGTGGACAAGTCCTTTTCATGTATTTCCAAATCTAAACCCCATTTTTTCGCAACAAAATGATTCCCCAAAACATGGTCGATATGGCAATGCGTATTTATCAGTTTAACTGGCTCAAGCTCATTGTCAACAATGAACTTTTCCAATTTCAGCTTTTCATTTTCTTCATAGCAGCCTGGGTCTATTATGATACATGTTTTGCTTTCGTCAAACAGAATATAAGTATTCTCTTGGAAGCCATTGAAGGTAAAAGATTGAATTTTTATCATTGAGCAAAGATATTTTGAATTACATATCTTCGCAAGGAAATTATATTATGTCTTTTGTAACATTACTTTTTTTAGTTTTAATTAGTCTTTGCGCAGGTTTCCTCAGCGGATTTAGTGGTGTTGGTGGAGGAATTATTATCATTCCTTTGTTAATGTTGTTGCTGGGAATGGGACAGCACAATGCGCAGGGAACTAGTCTGGCCGTTATGCTACCACCAATTGGTATTTTGGCAGCATGGAACTACCATAAGGAAGGTTTTGTGAATTGGAAATATGCCCTCATTATATCTTTAGCCTTTGTTATTGGTGGTTATTTCAGCTCTAGGTGGGCTGTAAATATCGATTCAAAGACTCTGAAGAAAGTGTTTGGGCTAATGTTATTAATTGGAGGAATTAAACTTATGTTCTCAAAATGAGTCAGTTAAAGTCTAAAATATTAGCCTTAGCAGAACAGTATTTTAATGATACTGTAGATATAAGAAGGCGACTGCATGAATATCCTGAACTGTCGTTTAAAGAGTATGAAACCTCAACGTTTATTCAAGAAAAGTTATCAGAATACGGACTCGCTTTTAAATCTGGTTTGGTGGAAACAGGTGTTGTTGCCCTCATTAAAGGTAAAAATCCTGAATCGAAATGTATAGCTCTTCGAGCCGATATTGATGCTTTACCAATTCAAGAGATGAACAATCTTAGTTATGCATCTAAAAATGATGGTGTTATGCATGCTTGTGGTCATGATTTTCATACAGCTTCATTATTAGGCGTTGCACGAATTCTTAATGATTTAAAAGATAGTTGGGAGGGAAGTATGAAGCTTATTTTTCAGCCTGGTGAAGAAAAATTACCTGGAGGAGCGTCCTTAATGATAAAGGAAGGCGTTTTGGAAAACCCTAAAGTCAATAAAATTATCGGTCAGCATGTTTCACCAGAGTTAGACTGTGGTATTATTGGAATGAAAGAGGGTATGTTTATGGCTTCTGCTGATGAAATTTATATAGATGTTATCGGTAAAGGAGGTCATGCTGCTATTCCAGAAGGGCGAATAAACCCATTAGTTATTGCTTCCAAATTAATTACTAAACTTTACGATAGATTTGATTCAGTTAAAGATACCCCTTCGGTATTGTCTATTGGAGTAATTCAAGGTGGTAGTGCTGGAAATATTATACCAGAAAAAGTAAGTATGCAAGGTACTTTTAGGGCGATGAATGAAGATTGGAGATCTGAAGCACATCAGATTATCGAAGAGATATGTTCTAGCACTTCAAAAGAAATGGGCGGTAAGTATGTTCTTGAAATCCGTAAAGGTTATCCATTCTTGAAAAACGATGAGCATTTTACTGAACATTGTTTTACACAAGCTTCAGAACTTATGGGGAGTGATAGTGTGATAAAAATTCCTAAGCGAATGACCGCTGAGGATTTTGCCTATTATTCGCATCATGTGCCTTCATGTTTTTACAGAATAGGGGTCGGTGATAAAAATGGAAGTAGAAGGCACCTACACAACCCAAACTTCAATGTTGAGGAAGCTGCTTTAAAGCATAGTATTGGGTTAATGAGTTGGTTGGCAATTAAAGCCTAGTTGGCAACGTCAGAGATAAACTTAATTCTAAAAAGTCTCAATTCTTCATCTGTGTATTCGTCTTCTTCGAATTCACTTCTTGCTTCATCAAATGTTCCCTCTTTAGAATTTTTAAAGAAATCGATAAGTTCCTCTTCTTGATACTCATCAATTATTTCCTCTAAATAATAATTGAGATTTATTTTAGTTCCAGACTCTACAATTGTTTCAATTTCAGTGATGAGGTCTTCTACTGTGAGTCCTTTGGCGGAAGCAATATCTTCTATAGATAATTTTCTGTCTATGCTTTGAATGATGTACACCTTATTGCTTGATTGTTTAGCAATAGTTTTGATGACCATATCTTCAGGCCTTATAATATCATTTTCCTCAACATATTCTTTAATGTAATCTAAGAATGGCTTTCCAAATTTATTAGCTTTTCCTTGTCCAACGCCATGAATTTGACTTAACTCTTCAGTAGTTATAGGGTATTGATTTGCCATGTCAATTAAAGAGGCTTCAGAGAAAATGATATTGGGAGGAAGTTCTTTTGATTTGGCAAACTTTTTTCTGAGTTCTTTCAAATTTTTGAAAAGCACAGCATCTGCGGCAGCAGATTTTTGATTGCTATTAGCTGCATTTTTGGAGTTAATAGCATCATAATCGTGATCTTCTGTGAATAGCACTTCATACGATTCTTTCAAAAACTCTTTTCCTTTTTCAGATACTTTAAGAATTCCGTAACTCTCAATTTCTTTTACAAGTAATCCTTTAACTAAGGATTGACGAATAACGGCATGCCAAAACCCTTTTGATTTGTGACTTCCTTTACCATACTCCTCAAGGGCTTCAGACTTATGTTGTTTTATTAAGGCATTGCTTTCTCCAACCAACACTTTTACTACCTCTTTTGCTTTCAGTCTTTCGTTTATAGCCAAGACGCACTCTAATAGTTGAATAATAAACCTTTCTCCGTTAAATTTTGGTTTTGGATGTCGGCAATTGTCGCACATTTCATTGCAATTAGCTTCATCAAATTTTTCACCAAAATAGTGTAGAATGTATTTTCTTCTACACATGGAAGTTTCAGCGAAAGAAATGGTTTCTAATATATGTTGACGACCAATCTCTTGTTCAGCTACGGGTTTACCTTGTAAAAACTTTTCTAGTTTTTCAATATCGTTATAACTGTAAAAGGTTACACAGTTGCCTTCACCGCCATCACGCCCTGCTCTACCGGTTTCCTGATAATAGCTTTCTAAACTTTTAGGAATATCATGGTGGATAACGTATCGAATATCGGGTTTATCGATACCCATTCCGAAAGCAATGGTCGCTACAATAACATCCACATCTTCCATGAGGAAAGCATCTTGATGCTTAACACGTGTTTTATTTTCTAAACCAGCGTGATAAGGTAGTGCATTGATGCCGTTTACCTGAAGGGTTTCGGCAATTTCCTCAACCTTCTTTCTGCTTAGACAGTATACTATTCCAGATTTACCTTGATTTTGTTTTATGTACTTAATAATCTCTTTTTCTACATCAATTTTTGGTCTGATATCGTAGTAAAGATTACCTCTATTAAAGGAGTCAAAGAAAACAGGGCAATCTGTTATTCCTAGATTCTTTTGGATATCTTCTCTAACCTTTGTGGTAGCAGTAGCGGTAAGAGCAATAATAGGAGCACGTCCAATATTCTCTATTATTTTTTTTAGGTTTCTATATTCTCGTCTAAAGTCGTGACCCCATTCAGAAATACAATGTGCTTCATCTATAGCGTAGAATGATATTTTTTTATCTTTTAGATAGTCAATATTTTCCTGCTTTGTGAGGGATTCGGGAGCTACATAAAGAAGTTTCGTTTTGCCACTTTCTACATCCTCTTTTACCTTCGCCACGTCTTTTTTGGAAAGGGATGAATTGAGGACATGTGCTATTGAGTCGCTATCATTAAAACCTCTAATGGCATCCACTTGATTTTTCATTAATGCTATCAGTGGAGAAATAACTACTGCACATCCGTCACTAACTAAAGCAGGTAACTGATAGCACATAGATTTACCACCACCAGTGGGCATGATTACAAAAGCATCATTACCATCAAGTGTATTTTGAATAATGGCTTCTTGTTGACTTTTAAAACGTTTGAATCCAAAATATTTTTGAAGTTCATCCGTGAGAGATGTAATCTGTAGAGTCATTTAATTATAATCAAGCTAAATTTTGATACTTTTGCTTCAAAGTAATCCCTCTAAAATTAGAGAATTTATTTTATTAAATCAAACTTAGTCTATTGAAATCAATTAATGAAATAAAATCTATTGCAAAATCAACCATCAATTTAGAAGGTCAATCCATTCTAAAACTTCTTGAGTTTATTGACGATGATTTTGGAAAGGTTGTACAAGAAATTTTAAAATCTAAGGGGCGATTAATTGTTACTGGTATTGGTAAAAGTGCCAACATTGCACAAAAGATGGTATCTACATTTAATTCTACTGGACAGCCATCAATATTTATGCATGCGGCAGATGCTTTACATGGGGATTTAGGTAATATACAGTCAGAAGATATTGTAGTTTGTATTTCAAAAAGCGGTTCAACTCCAGAAATAAAAACACTTCTTCCACTTCTTAAAGAGATGGGAAATTCAATTATTGCTATTACTGGCACTTCTGATTCGTACCTTTCTCAACAATCCGATTGGACGATACTTTCTAAAGTTGACAAAGAGGCTTGTCCAAACAATCTTGCTCCTACAACAAGTACTACAGCACAATTAGTAATTGGTGATGCATTAGCTGTTTGTTTGCTTGAATGCAGAGGCTTTTCGGATATTGATTTTGCTAAATACCATCCTGGAGGGGCTTTGGGTAAAAAACTATTTTTAAAGGTTGACGATTTGTGCTCTGATAAATCTAAACCTAGTGTACCTGCAAATGAAACAATTCAAAATGTAATTGTAGAAATATCCAACAAACGATTGGGGGCAACGGCTGTTATTGAAAATTATCAACTCATTGGTGTAATTACTGATGGAGACATAAGGAGAATGCTCGAAAATGAAGGTGCTGATTGGAGCACTCTTAAGGCCACAGATATAATGTGTGATACCCCCAAAACTATTCAGTATAATGAGTTGGCATCAAAGGCTCTAACTATTATGGAAGACAATAATATTTCACAATTGATAGTTTGTAAAGGTGACACATACCACGGCATAGTACATATTCATGATATTCTAAAAGAAGGAATTTTGTAATGAGAAAAATAGGAGAGGAGAAGGAACATTCTTTTTTAGACCATCTTGAAATTTTAAGATGGCATCTTATTAGAAGTGCTGTGGCTATTTTGGTTTTCACTACATTGGCATTTGTATTCCCAGAGTTTTTATTTGATAAAATAATTTTAGCTGCCAAAAGTCCTGACTTTCCTACTTATAAATTTTTCTGTTGGCTATCTGAAACACTTCACTTTGGAGAAGCACTATGTATTGATGAAGCTCCTTTTGAATTAATGAATATACAGATGTCAGGTCAGTTTAGTACTCACATAGTATCATCCTTAGTAGCTGGTTTTGTATGTGCTTTTCCTTATGTATTTTGGGAAATATGGCGTTTTATAAAACCTGCTTTACATGGCAGTGAAAAAAAATATTCTAGAGGTGTAGTATTTTATACGTCATTGCTTTTTACTCTTGGAGTTTTATTTGGTTACTATTGTGTAGCTCCATTGTCGGTACAGTTTCTTGGTAATTATCAAGTTAGTTCTCAAGTAGTAAATCAGATAAATTTAAACTCATTTATTTCAACCGTAACTACTGTCTGTTTAGCAAATGGAATAGTATT
The window above is part of the Flavobacteriales bacterium genome. Proteins encoded here:
- the kynU gene encoding kynureninase, which encodes MQNSIEFALQSDKTDELSAYRDKFHIPAVNGQYALYFTGNSLGLQPKSVKTHLMQELDDWAEFGVEGHFEAKNPWVSYHKILSEPFAKLVGAQPKEVVAMNGLSVNLHLMMVSFYQPQGKRTKIICEAKAFPSDQYVLESQVKFHGLKPEDVIVEVSPREGEHCIREEDILSCIEEVGDELALVFWGGVNYYTGQVFDMPKITKVAKGVGAYVGFDLAHGVGNVSLDLHDWGVDFACWCSYKYLNSGPGSVSGVFVHSKHENNTDLPRFAGWWGHDEERRFLMEKGFVPMQGAQGWQLSNAAVFSMAPCKASMDIFDEVGMPKLIEKSRKLTNFMEFIFNDISSRYDNCNFEIITPKEEKYRGCQLSILMHGQGKEMFDYITNEGVIADWREPNVIRLAPVPLYNSFEDIFKLGQIIENAIS
- a CDS encoding FAD-dependent monooxygenase; the protein is MRKKVTIAGAGLVGSLEAIYLSKKGFDVEVFERRPDMRKVQLAAGRSINLALSTRGWNALKKVGVNTEVEKMAIPMYKRVMHAVDGTLTDQQYGQDGEAIFSVSRGGLNQLLMNLAGEQDNVNMHFNYRCKDVDLQTASATFEHKDGTEKVVDADMIIGADGAYSVIRSKMMKQDRFQYSQHYIEHGYKELTIPANSDGSHKLEVNALHIWPRGNYMLIALPNMDGSFTCTLFFPFEGEHSFNNLKTEDQVYNFFKEVFPDTLDLIPNLVEEYFNNPTSSLAIMRCDPWVVDDKVLLIGDAAHATVPFYGQGMNAGFEGCFVLDELMDKHGDDFMSCFKEYSEIRKPDGDGVQDLSLHNFIVMRDKTADPQFLLQKKIELQFSKKHPKKWLPLYSMVSFSNIRYSDAWKIGQHQEELMKEIMSIPNIENIWDSEVVEEKMLSLLD
- a CDS encoding MFS transporter; this translates as MRKVLKAYADLEEHVLFMIKAEFFIQLIGAAFFLILNIYLAKSGFTDPEIANFISYRFLAVMVLAFPLGFYIKGKRLKPFFLVGSFGVPFVAIAMVLAISKGFYSILPALFILWGVVFTCFQVSSLPFIMRTTKKENQSHAISLNYATHSFGTIASSIIIFLLGGIFSSFDEGMILIVISIIGLAGIYFLLQLKEDDVVSDKKGIQWASYDWWLVTKAIVPTIIISVGAGLTIPFINLFFYHIFDVDSSDFALIGGGASLLVATMALLVPKVKDMLGFKLGITLTQSIAVIALVALATTEFFVEYWLALPLAILCFWIRTPLMNMAAPMTSELTMNYVGKNNQEILSAITAAIWSGSWYFSSQIFRFLKGMDLPYAYIFYITAGLYAFGVFTYYLLILDYEKKNSLES
- a CDS encoding MBL fold metallo-hydrolase; amino-acid sequence: MIKIQSFTFNGFQENTYILFDESKTCIIIDPGCYEENEKLKLEKFIVDNELEPVKLINTHCHIDHVLGNHFVAKKWGLDLEIHEKDLSTLHSVKDYCQLYGFHNYEQSPEPSIFLKEGDKIHFGNSSLDILFTPGHAPGHIVLHSKEQHFVIGGDVLFQMSIGRTDLPGGDYDTLINSIKDKLLPLDEQTKVYCGHGPSTSIGFEKMNNSFLK
- a CDS encoding sulfite exporter TauE/SafE family protein, which encodes MSFVTLLFLVLISLCAGFLSGFSGVGGGIIIIPLLMLLLGMGQHNAQGTSLAVMLPPIGILAAWNYHKEGFVNWKYALIISLAFVIGGYFSSRWAVNIDSKTLKKVFGLMLLIGGIKLMFSK
- a CDS encoding amidohydrolase, with translation MSQLKSKILALAEQYFNDTVDIRRRLHEYPELSFKEYETSTFIQEKLSEYGLAFKSGLVETGVVALIKGKNPESKCIALRADIDALPIQEMNNLSYASKNDGVMHACGHDFHTASLLGVARILNDLKDSWEGSMKLIFQPGEEKLPGGASLMIKEGVLENPKVNKIIGQHVSPELDCGIIGMKEGMFMASADEIYIDVIGKGGHAAIPEGRINPLVIASKLITKLYDRFDSVKDTPSVLSIGVIQGGSAGNIIPEKVSMQGTFRAMNEDWRSEAHQIIEEICSSTSKEMGGKYVLEIRKGYPFLKNDEHFTEHCFTQASELMGSDSVIKIPKRMTAEDFAYYSHHVPSCFYRIGVGDKNGSRRHLHNPNFNVEEAALKHSIGLMSWLAIKA
- the recQ gene encoding DNA helicase RecQ, coding for MTLQITSLTDELQKYFGFKRFKSQQEAIIQNTLDGNDAFVIMPTGGGKSMCYQLPALVSDGCAVVISPLIALMKNQVDAIRGFNDSDSIAHVLNSSLSKKDVAKVKEDVESGKTKLLYVAPESLTKQENIDYLKDKKISFYAIDEAHCISEWGHDFRREYRNLKKIIENIGRAPIIALTATATTKVREDIQKNLGITDCPVFFDSFNRGNLYYDIRPKIDVEKEIIKYIKQNQGKSGIVYCLSRKKVEEIAETLQVNGINALPYHAGLENKTRVKHQDAFLMEDVDVIVATIAFGMGIDKPDIRYVIHHDIPKSLESYYQETGRAGRDGGEGNCVTFYSYNDIEKLEKFLQGKPVAEQEIGRQHILETISFAETSMCRRKYILHYFGEKFDEANCNEMCDNCRHPKPKFNGERFIIQLLECVLAINERLKAKEVVKVLVGESNALIKQHKSEALEEYGKGSHKSKGFWHAVIRQSLVKGLLVKEIESYGILKVSEKGKEFLKESYEVLFTEDHDYDAINSKNAANSNQKSAAADAVLFKNLKELRKKFAKSKELPPNIIFSEASLIDMANQYPITTEELSQIHGVGQGKANKFGKPFLDYIKEYVEENDIIRPEDMVIKTIAKQSSNKVYIIQSIDRKLSIEDIASAKGLTVEDLITEIETIVESGTKINLNYYLEEIIDEYQEEELIDFFKNSKEGTFDEARSEFEEDEYTDEELRLFRIKFISDVAN
- a CDS encoding KpsF/GutQ family sugar-phosphate isomerase — encoded protein: MKSINEIKSIAKSTINLEGQSILKLLEFIDDDFGKVVQEILKSKGRLIVTGIGKSANIAQKMVSTFNSTGQPSIFMHAADALHGDLGNIQSEDIVVCISKSGSTPEIKTLLPLLKEMGNSIIAITGTSDSYLSQQSDWTILSKVDKEACPNNLAPTTSTTAQLVIGDALAVCLLECRGFSDIDFAKYHPGGALGKKLFLKVDDLCSDKSKPSVPANETIQNVIVEISNKRLGATAVIENYQLIGVITDGDIRRMLENEGADWSTLKATDIMCDTPKTIQYNELASKALTIMEDNNISQLIVCKGDTYHGIVHIHDILKEGIL
- the tatC gene encoding twin-arginine translocase subunit TatC, whose product is MRKIGEEKEHSFLDHLEILRWHLIRSAVAILVFTTLAFVFPEFLFDKIILAAKSPDFPTYKFFCWLSETLHFGEALCIDEAPFELMNIQMSGQFSTHIVSSLVAGFVCAFPYVFWEIWRFIKPALHGSEKKYSRGVVFYTSLLFTLGVLFGYYCVAPLSVQFLGNYQVSSQVVNQINLNSFISTVTTVCLANGIVFLLPILIYFLSKLGLISPELLRQYRKHSLVILMILAAIITPPDILSLILVTFPLMLLYELSIKVSAKFQDK